In Macadamia integrifolia cultivar HAES 741 chromosome 1, SCU_Mint_v3, whole genome shotgun sequence, a single window of DNA contains:
- the LOC122072203 gene encoding uncharacterized protein LOC122072203 yields the protein MAEVSNIHFPEEDDDGEEVVEEVEIPESSSVHYCFNRNFDLDHDDIFASDSFSPQFSDFIPSDHSFHSHILSDDRDVEEIRDHEPCLYVVDGDDSYSDSVTDVNYFNNDDQVNFGIDLVQRRVEQSHVSDKNDRYTTNPFSENLINESGFGDLEAGDSEMNADYVELGLGWGFTAHGEGEDENESFMITDCGGEFFVSDRRSVSESGESSTVHAAEPFVGGLRVVGIGSDSDEEEGGGLGVDLHSCDDDELDRVPDDMGLPLCWDCLRLDDQREANEDFEWEEVDERIDEREVLSMVIDVDEDRSVLTDIRTGEEESREDREESIRNLEWEVLLAVNNLERNTELEHEIESYHDTESFLAEDYIYTAEYEMLFGQFTGTESALRGSPPAAKSVVENLSSIFLTQDDVKNNNVLCAVCKDDISTEEEAKRLPCSHHYHGDCIIPWLNIRNTCPVCRFELPTDDPDYEQMRTRRAGRRLLVDSQVRSGFEIF from the coding sequence ATGGCGGAGGTTTCAAACATTCACTTTCCCGAGGAAGACGACGATGGAGAAGAAGTAGTAGAGGAAGTAGAAATCCCAGAATCATCTTCGGTCCATTACTGTTTCAACAGAAACTTCGATCTTGATCATGACGACATCTTCGCCTCCGATTCATTCTCTCCACAGTTCTCCGATTTCATACCCTCAGATCACTCCTTCCATTCTCACATTCTCTCCGACGACCGAGACGTCGAAGAAATTCGTGACCATGAACCGTGCCTTTATGTTGTAGATGGTGATGATTCTTACTCTGATTCCGTCACCGACGTCAATTATTTCAACAACGATGATCAGGTAAACTTCGGCATAGATTTGGTTCAACGACGCGTAGAGCAATCGCATGTTTCTGATAAAAACGATAGGTATACAACTAATCCGTTCTCTGAAAATCTAATAAACGAATCGGGTTTTGGGGATCTTGAGGCTGGGGATAGTGAAATGAACGCCGATTACGTGGAGCTAGGGTTAGGGTGGGGTTTCACTGCACATGGCGAAGGggaggatgaaaatgaaagcTTTATGATTACCGACTGCGGGGGCGAGTTCTTTGTGAGCGATCGGCGTTCTGTCTCTGAATCGGGTGAGTCTTCCACGGTTCATGCTGCGGAACCTTTTGTGGGAGGTCTCCGAGTTGTTGGGATTGGATCCGATTCGGAtgaggaggagggaggaggattGGGGGTTGATTTGCATTCCTGTGATGATGACGAGCTCGATCGGGTACCGGACGATATGGGTCTTCCTCTTTGCTGGGATTGTCTCCGATTGGATGATCAGAGGGAGGCAAACGAGGATTTTGAGTGGGAGGAAGTGGATGAGAGGATCGATGAGAGGGAGGTTCTGAGCATGGTTATTGATGTCGATGAGGACAGATCGGTTTTGACGGATATCCGAActggagaagaagaatcaagGGAAGACAGGGAAGAAAGCATTAGAAATCTGGAGTGGGAAGTTCTTTTGGCCGTCAACAATCTGGAGAGGAACACAGAATTGGAGCATGAGATTGAATCCTATCATGATACTGAATCCTTTCTTGCTGAGGATTACATTTACACTGCAGAGTATGAGATGCTTTTTGGGCAATTCACAGGGACCGAAAGTGCACTGAGAGGGAGTCCTCCAGCTGCCAAATCAGTTGTTGAGAATCTGTCATCAATATTCTTAACACAAGATGATGTAAAGAACAACAATGTCCTATGTGCTGTTTGTAAGGACGATATCTCCACAGAGGAAGAGGCCAAACGGCTTCCTTGTTCCCACCACTACCATGGGGATTGCATTATTCCATGGCTCAACATCAGGAACACGTGCCCTGTTTGTCGGTTTGAGTTGCCTACGGATGATCCTGACTACGAACAGATGAGAACCCGAAGGGCTGGTCGTCGCCTGCTGGTGGATTCTCAGGTCagaagtggttttgaaatattttga